The sequence below is a genomic window from Sorangiineae bacterium MSr12523.
GCTGGAGAGCGAGCCGGGGAAGGGGAGCACCTTCACCTTGGTGCTGCCGACGCCACGCCGATCGCGTAAGAAGAAGACCAGCGGCGCCCACCCGGCGGCGGAGGTCTCCGGCTGATGCGAGAGAACCAACCCAAGACGCAACGCAAGGTCTTGGTCGTCGAGGACGACCACAGCATCGCACTCGGACTGCGCATCAATCTGGAGAGCGAGGGCTACACCGTCTTTCTCGCGGACGACGGGGAACGCGGGCTGGAACTCGCGCAGGGCGAGGAGCCCGATTTGGTCATCTTGGACATCATGCTTCCCAAGATGAACGGCCTCGAAGTGCTGCAGGCCATTCGCCGCAGCGGCCGCACCATGCCCATCATTTTGCTCAGCGCGCGTACCGCGGAGATGGACAAGGTGACGGGCCTGGAGCTCGGCGCCGAAGATTACGTGGCCAAGCCTTTCAGCCTGGCCGAGCTGCTCGCGCGCGTTCGCGCCGCCCTGCGTCGAGGGGCGATGGCGCCCCTGGCCACGATGCATGCCTTCGGCGACGTGATCGTGGACGAAGGCGCCCGCAGCGTTCGCAAGGGCGGCCAGCCTGTCGACGTGACGGCGACCGAGTTCGATCTGCTGGTGTGCCTGCTTCGCGCCAAGGGCCGCGTGCTCACGCGGGAGGCGATCTTTCAAGAGGTGTGGGGTCCGAACCACCACGGCACGCCCCGCACCATCGACAATTTCGTCCAGCAGCTCCGGGCCAAGCTGGAGACCGATCCCCAGAGCCCGCGGCACTTCCAAACCGTGCGCGGCGTCGGCTACCGCTTCTCGCCGAGCTAGAGCACCTTCGGCGAGGCTGTGCTATCCCCGGGCGACGATGGATCAAGCTCTCCTTCGTCAGTACATCT
It includes:
- a CDS encoding response regulator transcription factor; this translates as MRENQPKTQRKVLVVEDDHSIALGLRINLESEGYTVFLADDGERGLELAQGEEPDLVILDIMLPKMNGLEVLQAIRRSGRTMPIILLSARTAEMDKVTGLELGAEDYVAKPFSLAELLARVRAALRRGAMAPLATMHAFGDVIVDEGARSVRKGGQPVDVTATEFDLLVCLLRAKGRVLTREAIFQEVWGPNHHGTPRTIDNFVQQLRAKLETDPQSPRHFQTVRGVGYRFSPS